The following proteins are encoded in a genomic region of Tenacibaculum sp. 190524A05c:
- a CDS encoding TonB-dependent receptor plug domain-containing protein, which translates to MKKSYVLIFLLGVFLFPFQSEINAQDEKKLTIVVKDAQNNPIPGAVILFDNVRLKRWTNKKGVFKAKFTETPKEISAFYPKIGISKIAYNGSSNVEIVIKEGNDLGLNRSPNSKGIKAMQFRNIYDYLRGQVPGVNVGQNNQINIRGFNSINGSTAPLFVLNSNAVDQVVLETVVPTTIRSVVILKGPEASKYGSRGANGVIEINTF; encoded by the coding sequence ATGAAGAAGAGTTACGTTTTAATCTTTTTATTAGGTGTTTTCTTATTTCCTTTTCAATCGGAAATTAATGCACAAGACGAAAAAAAACTTACCATAGTGGTTAAGGATGCTCAAAACAACCCAATTCCTGGTGCTGTTATTTTATTTGACAATGTAAGACTTAAAAGATGGACTAATAAAAAAGGTGTTTTTAAAGCAAAATTTACTGAAACTCCTAAAGAAATCAGTGCTTTTTATCCAAAAATTGGAATTAGTAAAATAGCCTATAATGGGTCTTCTAATGTTGAAATTGTCATTAAAGAAGGTAACGATTTAGGTTTAAATAGAAGCCCAAATTCTAAAGGTATTAAGGCAATGCAGTTTAGAAACATTTACGATTATTTAAGAGGTCAAGTTCCTGGTGTTAATGTTGGTCAAAATAACCAAATTAATATTCGAGGATTTAATAGTATTAATGGTAGTACTGCACCTTTATTTGTATTGAATAGTAATGCAGTAGATCAAGTTGTTTTAGAAACTGTAGTTCCAACAACCATTAGATCGGTTGTAATTTTAAAAGGACCTGAAGCTTCAAAATATGGTTCTAGAGGAGCAAATGGAGTAATTGAAATTAATACATTTTAA
- a CDS encoding methylmalonyl-CoA mutase family protein, with product MEQIAPYKPKHKVRIVTAASLFDGHDAAINIMRRIIQSTGVEVIHLGHDRSVEEVVNCAIQEDANAIAMTSYQGGHNEYFKYMYDLLQEKGAGHIKIFGGGGGVILPEEIKELMDYGITRIYSPDDGREMGLQGMINDLVQRSDFAIGDVLNGEVNHLADKEIGSIARVISSAENFPEVSKETMDVIHKKNETSKTPVLGITGTGGAGKSSLVDELVRRFLIDFPEKTIGLISVDPSKRKTGGALLGDRIRMNAINNERVYMRSLATRQSNLALSKYVNEAVEVLKAAEFDLIILETSGIGQSDTEIIEHSDASLYVMTPEFGAATQLEKIDMLDFADLVAINKFDKRGALDALRDVKKQYMRNNNLWDIPMDEMPVFGTIASQFNDPGMNSLYKAIMDKVVEKTGADLKSTFEITKEMSEKIFVIPPARTRYLSEIAENNRAYDKKANEQEKVAQKLYGIFKTIESVSESTVGLDKSGIEETSLQKTDDNSDFLKLLVAEFDRVKMNLDPYNWEIILNWATKVQKYKDPIYSFKVRDKEIKIETHTKSLSHSDIPKVALPKYQAWGDLLRWNLQENVPGEFPYTSGLYPFKRTGEDPTRMFAGEGGPERTNRRFHYVSLGMPAKRLSTAFDSVTLYGNDPGHRPDIYGKIGNAGVSICCLDDAKKLYSGFDLSHAMTSVSMTINGPAPMLLGFFMNAAIDQNCEKYIKEHGLEAKVESKLKELYDNKGIDRPKYNGDLPEGNDGLGLLLLGITGDQVLPADVYAEIKANTLSQVRGTVQADILKEDQAQNTCIFSTEFALRLMGDVQEYFIEKNVRNFYSVSISGYHIAEAGANPITQLALTLANGFTYVEYYLSRGMDINKFGPNLSFFFSNGIDPEYAVIGRVARKIWSKALKYKYGANARAQMLKYHIQTSGRSLHAQEIDFNDIRTTLQALYAIYDNCNSLHTNAYDEAITTPTEESVRRAMAIQLIINKELGLAKNENPIQGSFIIEELTDLVEEAVLTEFDRITERGGVLGAMETMYQRSKIQEESLYYETLKHTGEFPIIGVNTFLSSKGSPTVTPQEVIRATEEEKLFQIKTKENLNEANSTKVSEELSKIQTAAVQNENIFEKLMEASKVCSLGQITSALFEVGGQYRRNM from the coding sequence ATGGAACAAATAGCACCATATAAACCTAAACATAAGGTACGAATTGTAACAGCTGCGTCTTTATTTGATGGACATGATGCTGCGATCAATATTATGCGTAGAATTATACAATCTACAGGAGTTGAAGTTATACATTTAGGTCATGATAGAAGTGTAGAAGAAGTAGTGAATTGTGCTATTCAAGAAGATGCAAATGCAATTGCAATGACTTCTTATCAAGGTGGACACAACGAATACTTCAAATATATGTATGACTTACTGCAAGAGAAAGGCGCAGGTCATATCAAGATTTTTGGTGGTGGTGGTGGAGTAATTCTTCCAGAAGAAATAAAAGAATTAATGGATTATGGAATTACTCGTATTTACTCTCCTGACGATGGGCGTGAAATGGGATTACAAGGAATGATTAACGACCTTGTTCAACGATCTGATTTTGCTATTGGAGATGTTTTAAACGGAGAAGTAAACCATTTGGCAGATAAAGAAATTGGAAGTATTGCTCGTGTGATTTCATCTGCTGAAAACTTTCCAGAAGTTTCTAAGGAAACAATGGATGTTATCCACAAGAAAAATGAAACTTCAAAAACACCAGTTTTAGGAATTACAGGAACAGGTGGAGCAGGAAAATCTAGTTTAGTGGACGAATTAGTTCGACGTTTTTTAATTGATTTTCCAGAAAAAACAATTGGATTAATTTCTGTTGATCCGTCTAAAAGAAAAACAGGAGGAGCCTTATTAGGAGATAGAATTCGTATGAATGCTATTAATAATGAGCGTGTATATATGCGATCTTTAGCAACACGTCAATCTAATTTAGCTTTATCTAAATATGTAAATGAGGCAGTTGAAGTTTTAAAAGCTGCGGAATTTGATTTAATCATTTTAGAAACTTCAGGTATTGGTCAATCTGATACCGAAATCATTGAACATTCAGATGCTTCTCTATATGTGATGACTCCAGAATTTGGAGCTGCAACTCAGCTAGAGAAAATCGACATGCTTGATTTTGCTGATTTAGTTGCTATCAACAAGTTCGACAAAAGAGGTGCCTTAGATGCATTACGTGATGTGAAGAAACAATACATGCGTAATAACAATCTTTGGGATATTCCAATGGATGAAATGCCAGTTTTTGGAACTATTGCTTCTCAATTTAACGATCCAGGAATGAACTCGTTATATAAAGCGATTATGGATAAAGTTGTTGAGAAAACGGGAGCTGATTTAAAATCTACTTTTGAAATTACAAAAGAAATGTCTGAAAAGATATTTGTAATTCCTCCTGCAAGGACTCGTTATTTATCTGAGATTGCTGAGAACAACAGAGCTTACGATAAGAAAGCTAACGAACAGGAAAAAGTAGCTCAAAAATTATACGGAATCTTCAAAACTATTGAAAGTGTTTCTGAAAGTACTGTAGGTTTAGATAAATCTGGAATTGAAGAAACTTCTCTTCAGAAAACAGATGATAATTCTGACTTTTTAAAACTATTAGTTGCTGAGTTCGATCGTGTAAAAATGAACCTAGATCCATACAACTGGGAAATCATTTTAAACTGGGCAACTAAAGTTCAAAAATATAAAGATCCTATCTACTCGTTTAAAGTTAGAGATAAGGAAATTAAAATTGAAACACATACGAAATCACTATCTCATTCTGATATTCCAAAGGTAGCTTTACCTAAATATCAAGCTTGGGGAGATTTATTACGCTGGAATTTACAGGAAAATGTTCCTGGAGAATTCCCATATACTTCAGGACTATATCCTTTCAAAAGAACTGGAGAAGATCCTACTAGAATGTTTGCCGGTGAAGGTGGACCAGAACGTACAAACAGAAGATTCCACTATGTTAGTTTAGGAATGCCTGCAAAGCGTTTATCTACTGCATTTGATTCTGTTACACTTTATGGAAATGATCCTGGACACAGACCAGATATTTATGGAAAAATTGGTAATGCTGGAGTTTCTATCTGCTGTTTAGATGATGCTAAGAAATTATATTCTGGATTCGATTTAAGTCATGCTATGACTTCTGTATCGATGACAATCAATGGACCAGCACCGATGCTTTTAGGTTTCTTTATGAATGCGGCTATTGATCAGAACTGTGAGAAATATATCAAGGAACATGGTTTAGAAGCAAAAGTTGAATCAAAGCTTAAAGAATTATACGATAATAAAGGAATTGACAGACCTAAATATAATGGAGACTTACCAGAAGGAAATGATGGATTAGGATTGTTATTATTAGGAATTACTGGAGATCAAGTTTTACCAGCTGATGTGTATGCTGAAATTAAAGCCAATACATTATCTCAGGTAAGAGGTACAGTTCAGGCTGATATTTTAAAAGAAGATCAAGCTCAAAATACTTGTATTTTCTCTACAGAATTTGCTTTACGTTTAATGGGAGATGTTCAAGAATATTTTATTGAGAAAAACGTACGTAACTTCTATTCAGTATCGATTTCTGGTTATCATATTGCAGAAGCTGGAGCAAATCCTATTACTCAGTTAGCATTGACTTTAGCTAATGGATTTACCTATGTAGAATACTATTTATCAAGAGGAATGGATATTAATAAGTTTGGACCAAACTTATCTTTCTTCTTCTCTAATGGTATTGATCCTGAATATGCAGTAATTGGACGTGTTGCTCGTAAGATATGGTCAAAAGCTTTAAAGTATAAGTACGGAGCAAATGCCCGTGCACAAATGTTGAAATATCACATTCAAACTTCTGGACGTTCTTTACACGCACAGGAAATTGATTTCAATGATATCAGAACGACGTTACAAGCATTATATGCGATTTACGACAACTGTAATTCATTACATACAAATGCATACGATGAAGCGATTACAACACCAACAGAAGAAAGTGTTCGTAGAGCAATGGCAATACAGTTAATTATTAATAAAGAATTAGGATTAGCTAAAAATGAGAATCCAATTCAAGGTTCTTTCATTATTGAGGAGTTAACTGATTTAGTTGAGGAAGCAGTATTAACTGAATTCGATAGAATTACCGAACGTGGTGGAGTTTTAGGAGCGATGGAAACTATGTACCAACGTTCTAAAATTCAAGAAGAAAGCTTGTATTATGAAACTTTAAAACACACAGGTGAATTCCCAATTATTGGTGTAAACACTTTCTTAAGTTCTAAAGGATCTCCAACAGTTACTCCACAAGAAGTAATTCGTGCAACAGAGGAAGAAAAGCTATTCCAAATTAAAACGAAAGAAAACTTAAATGAAGCAAACAGCACTAAAGTTTCAGAAGAATTATCAAAGATTCAAACTGCTGCAGTTCAAAATGAGAATATTTTCGAAAAGTTAATGGAAGCTTCTAAAGTATGCTCATTAGGACAAATTACCTCAGCTTTATTTGAAGTTGGAGGACAATATAGAAGAAATATGTAA